In Apium graveolens cultivar Ventura chromosome 10, ASM990537v1, whole genome shotgun sequence, the following are encoded in one genomic region:
- the LOC141693061 gene encoding LOB domain-containing protein 16: MATSGTSSPCGACKFLRRKCATDCIFAPYFTSEQGPARFAAIHKVFGASNVSKLLCSIPVADRCEAVVTIAYEAQARIKDPVYGCVSHIYALQQQVASLQSQVMQVKSQMAQGLMESRNHEENLWQAGNYMTGTSISYPGYNFMNNNYVSPQSSPESINHYHDNKEGVMSLEDIQNRHDQLISLQNPSNYGRKRPSGSHIDQLGELQELASRMMNN; encoded by the exons ATGGCAACATCAGGGACTAGTTCTCCTTGTGGTGCATGTAAGTTTCTCAGAAGAAAATGTGCCACCGATTGTATTTTTGCACCTTATTTCACTTCTGAACAAGGTCCTGCCAGATTTGCTGCTATTCATAAAGTGTTTGGTGCTAGCAATGTTTCCAAACTGTTGTGCAGCATTCCGGTTGCTGATCGTTGCGAAGCGGTTGTTACGATTGCTTATGAGGCTCAAGCTAGGATTAAAGATCCTGTTTATGGTTGTGTTTCTCATATTTATGCCTTGCAACAACAG GTGGCAAGCTTACAATCACAAGTGATGCAAGTGAAATCTCAGATGGCACAAGGCTTAATGGAATCAAGAAATCATGAAGAAAATCTGTGGCAAGCAGGGAATTACATGACCGGAACCTCGATTTCTTACCCGGGGTACAATTTCATGAACAATAATTACGTGTCACCACAGAGCTCACCGGAGTCGATAAATCATTATCATGACAACAAAGAAGGTGTGATGAGCTTGGAAGACATACAAAACAGGCATGATCAACTAATATCATTACAAAATCCAAGTAATTATGGTAGGAAGAGACCATCTGGATCTCATATTGATCAGTTGGGTGAGCTTCAAGAACTAGCTAGTAGAATGATGAATAACTAA